Part of the Cydia pomonella isolate Wapato2018A chromosome 8, ilCydPomo1, whole genome shotgun sequence genome is shown below.
TCTATGGCTGCTTTAACATCGCCGCCTGCACAGAAAGCTTTATCCCCGGCTCCTTTGACTATGACACAGGTTTTCGTGTTCTCCCATTCTTGAAGTTGCGGTAATAGTTTTGTCACCATGGAAGTGTTGAGGGAGTTTAGAGCTTTGGGACGGTTTAATGTGATGACACCTGCGTTGTTCAATGTTTCGAATAGTACATCTGATTCTTGTGTTGACATCATGCGCTTGAGGGCTAGGGCATTTGATAGTTTGATTCTTAGTTTAAACATCTGAAAGataattgatttttaataagaagatttaATGCTGGGACGGCTAGTATGTAATCGCCATTCAAACCTGGTCTGTAAGGTCCACATCTAAGTACCCTATCATGTTTCACGAAAAGTCAGCAATAGCTCATGTGAATTTGAAAACTTACATCCTCTatgactttttaaaatatttacacttaAATGATATAATAGAGTAAGAAGAACatataaatgttacttttgataacatttataaatacaacagagAGTACTTagataaacaatacattataaataaataaattatatctaacAATCTTAGAACTAAATTAACTAATTCACacaacattaaagctctccaaggggcctctatcTGTTGGTTCTATATCCCCACACAACCATATTAAAAgcccgggatttataggcccatGAAATCtaattaatacaattaactacTATACAGACATGTTTAGTCCATATGGTTGCATTTGAATGTACCAATTTCAgagcaaaatacaaatactaacAAGATTTGATGGTGTAAAGATTGTCCAAACAGGAAAGAAACCTATATGAAGTAAGTGTTTCTGTGTGTGTGAGACCAAAAAATCTTATAGCTAGTGCTACAGAATATCACTTAAAACAATGAGTGCCATAAGTTCTTATTGATGCCAATTTAATTACTTCCATacttatgaatttaaaatatgcattcTATAATGGCAAACCAACTAAAAGATAAAGGTTGTGTGTTACAAAGCGAAACTACTGGATATTCAGTAAATATGCTCGTTCGATAGTGAAGTATGCTAATATTTATAGGTTGGGTATAAAAATACGcccaaaaacaacaaaaatatgactaaaGACCGCGTTTATAACATCAAATGCAATCATTATTTTTCGCCATACGATATATGTATGATAAAGGCAGCTGTTATTCAACAATACATAAGTAATTACATAAGAACTTGCCTTGAACCCTGCCAAAGATGTTATCATTAAGTTAACACAAATTCAAAACTTGTCGGTAAGGCGAGGCTGCCTACTTCCCTAGTTTTAAAgttcaaacaaacaaaattcaccacacaagtatatgtttataaaCGTGAACTGATTCACCAGACAGTGGCTAAAGTGTTGTATATCCgaattaattatgaataattaacaaaatgcTTAATATTGACCTTTGAATATTATATCGCGGCAGAGTAGATTCGGTAAACGTAAATCGGCAATCGGCATGGAAATGACgtttaattaaatacttaacgTTCCGGATTTCATGCCAAAATCTGAATTGGTTGTCACCACGGTgtcctctacacgatgacccagcgtaggccagtctacgggacgcagctatgcggtggattGAGATAGCAATACCACTTGCTcgctctaacgcataaatgcgtcccttggctggcctacgctgggccatcgtgtagaggagtcaTTACGGACTATGATGATGTGTGGAACGGAACGTTAACGTCATCCCTAATGACACTGACACTTCTTGTAATTTGAGGTTATATTGTTTGAAATACaatctgtatatttatttagataaaactttaataatattcaCTGACTGAGCTCAACAATGACTGTATCTAGAAAAGTGCTCAACTGGTACGCCAGGCTATCTCCAAGCCGTGGGCATGTCAATCCTCCTTACAGTCACGTCGTACAGATTGGGGATCCTAGGTTACGTAAAGTTTCCGAGCCGGTACCCCCCGAATCAATAAAAACTGAGCAGATTcagacaataattaaaaaactagAAGTAGTATTAAACAGATATGGTAGCCTGGGGATGTCAGCGCCTCAAATTGGTGTGAATATGAGGATATTTGCTATGCAGTTAACTGCGCTAGAAATTAAGAATATGAGTCCAGATATTGTCAAATCCCGTGGTATGACTGTAGTACCGTACACTGTGAGTAAGTAAACAATGCTAACgagctgaaaaaaaaacaccaatacATGGTGTTCAAAAAGTGGTACATTCTATTTTCATCTGTTTTTAGGTGTTTATCAATCCATCATTGAAAATAGTCGACTACCGCAAGGTCTCCCATGCTGAGGGCTGTGAGAGCGTTAGAGGATTCTCTGCAGAAGTTCCTAGATACAAAGAGGTTGAAATTTCAGGTAAACATTTCAATTTGTAATTGACCTGTTGTTTTATGACTGATATAGCTATATTACGGTACATACCACGTACATACCTTTTCCATTATATGAATAatcatatgtatttttaatctgtacaatattaaagtattgtttttaattaaatgagcCAATAAAAAGTAAACACAGCAAACAttcaaaatttttaaaaaattctgcaagtaggcctcaagggctcttttacaagtcaatacaacattattGTAACATCATGtattgacatgaaaaatacataaaacatttaataaatacaacagTCAATACGCgggtaattaaattataataatcttaaaataaataattactacacaATACAAccgagatgtatagtctctatggttaaaaataccttaaatctggagatgtaaaaggtccccaatgtcagagacTAATACTTTAAGGCCCCACACTAAATAATATGCCATGAtataaaattcataatatttagtgaatttagattttttttttaatactatgacggtggcaaacaagcatacagctcgcctgatggtaagcaatctccatagcctatgtacgcctgcaacaccaggggaggtacatgcgcgttgccgaccctaaacccctccccccacccctcgttgagctctggcaaccttactcaccggcaggaacacaacactaagagtagggtgtagtgttatttggctgcggttttgtgtaaggtggaggtacttccccagttgggctctgctctagatctggaatgacaactgctgtgctgtgccttaccacacaaagcgagatgacattcacaatgcccatacctctcttataatatCACAGCggtcaccaaatggcggaccATGGTCTGGATCAGGACTGCCTACCTATTTGattttttgcttatttaataGACTCAAGAAGAAGTGTAGAAACTGACTACCATGGtcacttaattttaaaaactggacccctgaagaaactaattggtgtttctgatttttttttacaaaatacttcTAATGCcaaagttttataattttttataagaGACTAACAATTTTAGcacataaacataaaactacTTCCAATATTTCAGGTCTTGGCCCAGAAGGTGAGCTGAAATCTGAAAAGTTTAAAGACTGGGCGGCTAGAATTGCACAGCATGAGCTAGACCACCTAGATGGCAAGCTGTACACGGACATAATGGACAGGAAGACACTCTGCTGCACATGCTGGGAGGAAGTTAACCTGTCACAGGGAAAACTAGCAATACCATTTAcaccataataaaatattaatatgatGATGGGTTTTGTTTTTGTGAATATCTCATGCATTTATGACCTTATAGCCCATTGCATTATAGTATCCGTTTAAACCTGCAggtttttaaacaaaatgtgTAAAATTTAGTTTGTTTGATAGGTTGTAATTTCTAttactactttttttataaaagatgtgtcccgccccCGCCGAGTTTcatgccggtccatattgggatacccagACCCtactccaattgaggggggatttcaattttctcgggtcagaggtgtagggttagagccggtgtagctttatttgacgttcataagcgtaattgtaatatgcctacttgaataataaactatctttatctttaaacagagggcctaccgcaaataCCGTAATTCGTAAATTACGGGcctctttctctgtcactctaattagcCGGGTCCTTACCAGACAGTGTAgtcgtgcctcggccgaggcggcaggctcgggcgaggaaaacgcacgcgccgcctcggccgaggcacgtctacactggccggtttgtgcgtgaggatattgcctcgcacgtacgtgctcgctctgcgtggacccggctattggaGTAAACGAGAAAGATgcctgcaatttgcgaacttttgTGTATGCCATTGGTATGCACTATGCAGTCACCATGTGCAGATGGCAGCATTGAAGTAGTTGTCAAGTACTGTCAAGAACGTGTCGTTCTAAAATCAGCCTCATTAAGGCAAAGaactaataatagtaataatttaaaaagaaaaaaaatatttgttttacaaaattCGACTTCATAGTATACCAAAACTTGACATAATATGTcaagtatatatattatcagAAAATTGTTTCCTGATTTTTTGGATTCcataattttctttaatgttTGGAATGATGACTGTAACAAAAGTTGAGTATTTGAACGGACATGAATTGCCTATGCTTTTAATGGCCGACAGCATTTTTTCCCATCATATTTGCCATTATAATATCTGTATAGCAATTGGTCAAAATTTTTGTGCCACAAAAATATGCCGCAAGTGACCAATTAGAGACTTAAGTTGATTTAAAAGATTAACCTACGCGTGCCTATCTACAAATAAAACAGACTTAAATCAGGGGTGTTGTCCATCCGGCTTGATTTGATGATCTTGACAACGCTAGCGTAATGATTAAACAACGTTATCCACTTTTCTGACTAATACTTAATACGAACATAGCCGATATTTGTTCCAATTACGAATTTGAACCcagtatgaaattatgatgagtaattttgtatattatttcgTTGTGTTGCTTTGCTATAGCATTACGAAGTCGGAAGCAGGTATGTTTACACGCCCAACGGATTTTTACTAGTTAATCTTACTATTCCAGTAATCATTCTAGCCCTATCTTCTTAAGCAAAACTCATTTAAACAGTATTCACAGtgacttatatttaaaattacttaaacCAGTTAGAATCTCATTCTAATTAGCGGTATTTTTTGTCTAATAGTATTCACATTCCTATGTGACC
Proteins encoded:
- the LOC133520866 gene encoding peptide deformylase, mitochondrial-like, whose amino-acid sequence is MTVSRKVLNWYARLSPSRGHVNPPYSHVVQIGDPRLRKVSEPVPPESIKTEQIQTIIKKLEVVLNRYGSLGMSAPQIGVNMRIFAMQLTALEIKNMSPDIVKSRGMTVVPYTVFINPSLKIVDYRKVSHAEGCESVRGFSAEVPRYKEVEISGLGPEGELKSEKFKDWAARIAQHELDHLDGKLYTDIMDRKTLCCTCWEEVNLSQGKLAIPFTP